A window of the Proteus terrae subsp. cibarius genome harbors these coding sequences:
- a CDS encoding YijD family membrane protein produces MEQNRCEKSTLLLATVIGVALHGTYSSFFNPFIETWSVFPLISLILAVYCLYQRYLNQPMTDGMPKLIFSFFLLGLFGYNAYTRTVNPEWGSNFFSSVCIVIVALWIYRQFKQRQRLRIQAEEAERASQAEQY; encoded by the coding sequence ATGGAACAAAATCGCTGTGAAAAAAGCACGCTATTACTTGCCACAGTCATTGGTGTCGCTTTACATGGTACTTATTCGAGTTTTTTTAATCCATTTATTGAGACGTGGTCGGTTTTCCCACTTATCAGTTTAATCTTGGCAGTTTACTGTTTATATCAGCGCTATTTAAATCAACCTATGACCGATGGTATGCCTAAGCTGATTTTTTCATTCTTTTTATTAGGTTTGTTCGGTTATAACGCTTACACCAGAACAGTTAACCCTGAATGGGGTTCAAATTTCTTCTCTTCAGTGTGTATCGTTATCGTTGCGTTGTGGATTTATCGTCAGTTCAAACAGCGTCAACGCCTACGTATACAGGCAGAAGAAGCTGAAAGAGCATCACAAGCAGAACAGTACTAG